The Crocinitomicaceae bacterium genome includes a region encoding these proteins:
- a CDS encoding T9SS type A sorting domain-containing protein, translated as MKKIYSILFTLVAAISVQVGYSQCSDSFNSFSTTVCDTYTVPSGDETYTNSGVYNDTIPNFGGCDSILTITLTVNYSDDVNYVVTACDSYTWNMMNLTTTGTYIANFTNMSGCDSTETLDLTILNSTAATINETACASYTVPSGDETYTSNGTYMDTIPNMVGCDSVLTINLTILGPTYSAFTIDECDSYTVPSGDESYTVSGTYTDTIPNYLGCDSIMTITLNLNYSTGSTHTATACISYTYNSQTYTSSGTYYQTYTNSVGCDSIITLELTIHEVDIDVTQNGGTFSAGPTGVWFQWLDCNDGMAAIPGEYYIDFTPAVNGSYAVEVMTLYCKDTSACYDIDNVGLDQNSATSFVLYPNPANTHVTILFEQAVSNAVIQIVNVSGAVVSTQNNANGTSFTFDLSSQPAGIYFVEFYHNGLIERAKISKL; from the coding sequence ATGAAAAAAATTTACTCTATCCTGTTCACGCTAGTGGCGGCAATTTCTGTTCAGGTTGGTTATAGCCAGTGCTCTGACAGCTTTAACTCATTTTCAACTACCGTGTGTGACACGTATACCGTACCAAGTGGTGATGAAACTTACACTAACAGCGGTGTTTACAATGACACAATTCCAAATTTCGGCGGCTGTGATAGTATTCTCACCATTACGCTTACTGTAAACTATAGCGATGATGTGAATTATGTTGTTACGGCGTGTGATTCTTACACCTGGAACATGATGAATCTTACAACAACCGGCACATACATTGCAAATTTCACCAATATGAGTGGTTGTGATTCTACTGAAACACTTGATTTAACCATTTTAAATTCTACCGCAGCAACTATAAATGAAACAGCTTGTGCATCCTATACTGTACCAAGCGGTGATGAAACCTATACCAGCAACGGAACCTACATGGACACCATACCTAACATGGTTGGATGCGACAGCGTACTAACTATTAACCTAACCATTCTTGGACCTACCTATTCAGCTTTCACAATTGATGAGTGTGATTCATATACAGTGCCAAGCGGTGATGAATCATACACTGTTAGCGGAACATACACTGACACTATTCCAAATTATTTAGGTTGTGACAGCATCATGACCATTACGTTGAACTTAAATTATTCAACCGGATCAACCCACACGGCTACTGCATGTATCAGCTATACCTACAATTCTCAAACCTATACCAGCAGCGGAACTTACTATCAAACATACACTAACAGCGTAGGTTGTGATTCAATTATTACACTTGAATTAACTATTCATGAAGTTGATATTGATGTAACACAAAACGGTGGAACATTCTCAGCCGGACCAACCGGAGTTTGGTTCCAATGGCTAGATTGCAATGATGGAATGGCTGCTATTCCGGGCGAATATTATATTGATTTTACTCCGGCTGTTAACGGAAGTTATGCAGTTGAAGTGATGACACTTTATTGCAAAGACACATCAGCTTGTTATGACATTGATAATGTTGGCTTAGATCAGAACAGTGCAACATCGTTTGTGCTCTATCCAAATCCGGCTAACACCCATGTGACCATCCTATTTGAGCAAGCTGTGAGTAATGCAGTAATTCAAATTGTAAATGTTTCCGGCGCTGTGGTAAGCACACAAAATAATGCTAACGGAACAAGCTTTACATTTGATTTATCATCACAACCGGCAGGAATTTATTTTGTTGAGTTCTATCACAATGGTTTGATTGAACGAGCCAAAATCAGTAAGCTTTGA
- the ligA gene encoding NAD-dependent DNA ligase LigA, giving the protein MDRDIIKKRIEELSASINEHNYLYYVKSAPVISDYDFDMLLKELEQLERGYPEFAHDNSPTKRVGGDITKKFETVAHRFPMLSLSNTYSMEEILDWEQRIKKISGHTIRYVCELKYDGVAIGIRYINGELHKAVTRGDGTVGEDITTNVRTIKTIPLHLRGDFPDDFEIRGEIFFPLINFNKVNEERMAKGEPLFANPRNSASGTLKSQDSSVVAKRGLDCYLYGVYGNNLNLKSHSEAVKKAGTWGFKIPDEKKNMIHLAHSVEEIMEFINYWENERDNLPFEIDGCVIKVDEYSVQDELGFTAKSPRWAIAYKYKAEKAETLLREITYQVGRTGAITPVANLEPVLLAGTTVKRASLHNADQVQKLDLHEGDYVYVEKGGEIIPKIVGVNFEKRKSGADVVNYIEQCPECGTPLVRNEGEAQHYCPNEHGCPPQIKGKIEHFISRKAMNIDGLGPETIELLYNKGLIKNYADLYSLTFDQVVDLDRMADKSASNLVLGIKASCAVPFDRVLFALGIRHVGETVAKKLARHFKSIQNLQQAGLEELIAVDEIGEKIAQSIQSFFAIESNRQIIDKLRQAGVQLELDQIEPTGNLLDGKTFVISGVFQKVSREKLAVLIEQNGGKNTGSVSAKTNYLVAGANMGPAKLAKAQQLGITIISEDEFLHMISA; this is encoded by the coding sequence ATGGACAGGGACATCATTAAAAAAAGAATTGAAGAACTTTCCGCAAGTATCAATGAGCACAATTATCTTTATTATGTAAAAAGTGCTCCGGTCATTAGTGACTATGACTTTGATATGCTACTCAAAGAATTGGAGCAACTTGAACGTGGGTATCCAGAATTCGCTCATGACAACAGTCCGACAAAACGAGTTGGTGGTGATATCACAAAAAAATTTGAAACGGTTGCGCACCGCTTCCCAATGCTTTCTCTTTCCAATACGTATTCTATGGAAGAAATTCTGGATTGGGAACAGCGCATTAAAAAAATTTCAGGACATACAATACGATATGTGTGTGAGTTAAAATATGATGGAGTTGCCATTGGAATTCGCTACATAAATGGAGAACTACACAAAGCCGTTACACGCGGTGATGGCACCGTGGGTGAAGACATCACAACCAATGTGCGCACCATTAAAACAATACCCCTCCACTTGCGGGGTGATTTTCCGGATGATTTTGAAATACGCGGTGAAATTTTTTTTCCACTCATCAACTTCAACAAAGTTAATGAAGAGCGCATGGCAAAAGGCGAACCTCTTTTTGCCAATCCAAGAAATTCAGCATCAGGTACACTTAAATCACAAGACTCATCTGTTGTAGCAAAACGTGGATTAGATTGTTACCTCTATGGTGTCTACGGAAATAATTTAAACCTGAAATCACATTCAGAAGCAGTAAAAAAAGCTGGCACTTGGGGATTTAAAATTCCGGATGAAAAAAAGAACATGATTCATCTTGCACATTCAGTTGAAGAAATTATGGAGTTCATCAATTATTGGGAAAATGAACGAGATAATCTACCCTTTGAAATTGACGGATGTGTAATTAAAGTAGATGAGTATAGCGTACAAGACGAATTAGGATTTACCGCCAAAAGTCCGCGTTGGGCAATTGCATATAAATATAAAGCAGAAAAAGCAGAAACTTTGTTGCGTGAAATTACTTACCAAGTTGGGCGTACAGGCGCAATTACACCTGTAGCTAATCTTGAACCTGTTTTGCTTGCAGGTACCACGGTAAAACGCGCCTCATTGCATAATGCTGATCAAGTTCAAAAACTTGATTTGCATGAAGGGGATTATGTCTATGTAGAAAAAGGCGGTGAAATCATTCCAAAAATTGTTGGCGTAAATTTTGAAAAAAGAAAATCAGGTGCGGATGTAGTCAACTACATTGAACAATGCCCCGAGTGCGGAACACCCCTTGTGAGAAATGAAGGAGAAGCCCAACATTATTGTCCAAATGAACATGGTTGCCCACCCCAGATTAAAGGAAAAATTGAACACTTCATCAGTCGTAAAGCCATGAACATTGATGGTTTGGGACCAGAAACCATTGAACTGTTATACAACAAAGGGCTCATAAAAAATTATGCTGATTTATACTCCTTAACCTTTGATCAAGTAGTTGACCTTGACAGAATGGCTGACAAATCTGCATCCAATTTAGTACTTGGAATTAAGGCTTCGTGCGCTGTTCCGTTTGATCGTGTTTTATTTGCACTAGGAATTAGACACGTAGGTGAAACGGTTGCAAAAAAATTGGCCAGACATTTCAAGTCAATTCAAAATCTGCAACAAGCCGGCCTTGAAGAATTAATTGCTGTAGATGAAATTGGTGAAAAAATTGCACAGAGCATTCAGAGTTTTTTTGCCATAGAAAGCAACCGGCAGATCATTGATAAACTTAGACAGGCAGGAGTTCAACTTGAATTAGATCAAATTGAACCAACAGGTAACCTACTTGATGGAAAGACCTTTGTTATATCAGGAGTATTTCAAAAAGTGAGCCGTGAAAAACTAGCCGTATTAATAGAACAAAACGGCGGAAAAAATACAGGATCAGTATCTGCCAAAACAAATTATTTGGTGGCAGGCGCCAATATGGGTCCGGCAAAATTAGCCAAGGCACAACAACTAGGTATCACCATCATTTCTGAAGATGAATTTTTACACATGATTTCCGCATGA
- a CDS encoding FKBP-type peptidyl-prolyl cis-trans isomerase, protein MKYITIFCLCLVALVSCELKGVDTGDDVDHNDTMVMNDDNQLHLADNGLMLADTVIGKPNENVYNREDGLRIEWSKKTNGKQIQLNDVVMINYKARVAGGERYDSNDEIGEPVPVKTNIGMLIKGWEEGLLYMHEGDKGRIMIPNALAYGENGYIDKVPPMADIIVDIEIIDIIEPIELEEGVKVYKWKTVNEGNTPLKNQLITFDYFAYLKGESAHGYDNSYQNGVPFSFKFENAGVVDGLHQGMSVMKPGENAFIEIPYSLAYGKKGLLDLVPSNTDIVYDVRVISIE, encoded by the coding sequence ATGAAGTATATAACCATTTTTTGTCTTTGCCTAGTTGCATTGGTGTCATGTGAATTGAAGGGAGTGGATACAGGTGATGATGTTGACCATAATGATACAATGGTGATGAATGATGACAACCAACTACATCTTGCTGACAACGGACTGATGCTGGCTGACACTGTGATCGGAAAACCAAATGAAAATGTTTACAACCGTGAAGATGGTTTGCGGATAGAATGGTCAAAAAAAACCAACGGCAAACAAATTCAGTTGAATGATGTGGTGATGATTAATTATAAAGCACGCGTAGCAGGTGGAGAACGCTATGATTCTAATGACGAAATTGGAGAGCCCGTACCGGTTAAAACAAATATTGGCATGTTGATCAAAGGGTGGGAAGAAGGTTTATTGTACATGCATGAAGGTGATAAAGGAAGAATCATGATTCCTAACGCACTGGCATACGGTGAAAATGGCTATATAGACAAAGTGCCTCCCATGGCTGATATCATTGTAGATATTGAAATCATTGACATTATAGAACCAATCGAACTGGAAGAAGGTGTGAAAGTTTATAAATGGAAAACAGTGAATGAAGGCAATACACCGCTAAAAAATCAACTCATCACGTTTGACTATTTTGCTTACCTGAAAGGAGAAAGTGCACATGGCTACGACAATTCCTATCAAAACGGAGTGCCATTCAGTTTTAAATTTGAAAATGCCGGTGTGGTTGATGGCCTTCACCAAGGCATGAGTGTGATGAAACCAGGTGAAAACGCTTTTATAGAAATTCCTTACTCACTTGCCTATGGTAAAAAAGGTCTTTTAGATCTTGTGCCGTCTAATACGGATATTGTTTATGATGTTCGTGTGATTTCTATTGAATAG
- a CDS encoding 4-hydroxy-tetrahydrodipicolinate synthase codes for MQTSKFKGLGVAMITPFKSDTSIDFSALEKLTAFLIEGGVDYLVVQGTTGESPVLSKEEKKDVLACVAAVNAKKLPIVYGVGGNNTAAVAETLCQVDNKVVDGILSVSPYYNKPTQEGIYQHYKIVAGATSLPIILYNVPGRTSSNVLPDTTLRLANDFKNIIAVKEASGNMEQIMDIIRRKPSDFLVISGDDGITLPIISSGGDGVISVIGNAFPHSFSAMVHAAMKDDMETARKLHYLLFPMVPLLFCEGNPAGIKEATKALGITENTVRMPLVNVSESTQSKIHELTSNICKAFPYDLVKK; via the coding sequence ATGCAAACAAGTAAATTCAAAGGATTAGGAGTAGCAATGATTACTCCCTTTAAATCAGACACCAGCATTGATTTCAGCGCACTGGAAAAGTTAACTGCTTTTTTAATTGAAGGCGGTGTAGATTATTTAGTTGTTCAAGGCACTACCGGAGAATCTCCCGTGCTATCTAAAGAAGAAAAGAAAGATGTTTTGGCTTGCGTTGCTGCAGTGAATGCGAAAAAATTACCTATAGTATACGGCGTTGGCGGCAATAATACAGCAGCCGTTGCTGAAACTTTATGTCAAGTAGACAACAAGGTTGTTGATGGTATTTTATCTGTATCACCTTACTATAATAAACCAACTCAAGAAGGAATTTACCAGCATTATAAAATAGTAGCCGGTGCAACCTCGCTGCCTATTATACTATATAATGTACCCGGACGAACTTCATCCAATGTCTTGCCTGACACTACGCTTCGTTTGGCAAATGACTTTAAAAACATCATTGCCGTAAAAGAAGCATCAGGAAACATGGAACAAATTATGGATATCATACGCCGTAAACCTTCAGATTTCCTTGTAATTTCAGGAGATGACGGAATCACCTTGCCTATTATATCATCCGGAGGAGATGGTGTTATCTCTGTTATTGGAAATGCTTTTCCACACTCATTCAGTGCAATGGTACATGCAGCAATGAAAGATGATATGGAAACCGCCCGCAAACTTCATTATTTATTGTTCCCCATGGTTCCACTGCTTTTCTGTGAAGGAAATCCTGCCGGAATCAAAGAAGCGACAAAAGCGCTAGGCATTACTGAAAACACTGTAAGAATGCCACTTGTGAACGTTTCAGAATCAACCCAAAGCAAGATTCATGAACTGACAAGTAACATTTGTAAGGCTTTCCCGTATGACCTTGTAAAAAAATAG
- a CDS encoding outer membrane beta-barrel protein → MSKEFENMDDLFQSAFADESAQVPAFVKESIDKRLGFTKRKKGWMFWTGGVMLLTIAAIFIFNKQDDALDQNQASQMESSDDKSDQHMLSGTYANETQNAQKNNDPINENINSQNEKLNPSTSEQNEKNEQKVNTENRDTNSKKKTGGNISESYLNTDYSSEGATIAKTETGSTSKTDGEEKTNKLNGTSGGAKSGEDGYGYANNPVINLRKNSLFTSKQVNPFVSASHLKISQPQGNKIVTANHPSAITIDSEETIIPWMITFTGGLDFSKSTYSSPITDEADMYNNTTTAKPGYHLNIGTTYSLKNGIQLGSGAGISIFSENYHYEKSENLIDTTYTWLIEDIYEYDSLLDTTIWVGVDSTLNTNYDTTFIQLYDETGETKATYLQIPLSVGYQFRYKKFLFDIAFAGRFNYLLKGSGAYIANDLVQKFDNTSGQIYKKMYFDFIIQTTVHYRLTEHLYISGSFKYRPAVGNIYQNVGFNRTLQSFQLGAGLSWKF, encoded by the coding sequence ATGAGCAAGGAATTTGAAAATATGGACGATCTGTTTCAATCTGCCTTTGCAGATGAATCAGCACAAGTGCCGGCATTTGTCAAAGAGAGCATTGATAAACGTCTGGGATTTACTAAAAGAAAAAAAGGCTGGATGTTCTGGACCGGAGGCGTCATGCTGTTGACCATTGCCGCTATTTTCATCTTCAATAAGCAAGATGATGCGCTTGATCAAAATCAAGCATCACAAATGGAATCAAGCGATGATAAATCTGATCAACACATGCTATCCGGTACTTACGCGAATGAAACACAAAACGCACAAAAAAATAATGATCCGATAAATGAAAATATAAATTCTCAAAACGAAAAATTGAATCCATCAACTTCAGAACAAAATGAAAAAAATGAGCAGAAGGTAAATACAGAAAACAGAGACACTAATTCCAAGAAAAAAACGGGAGGAAATATTAGTGAATCTTATCTGAACACTGATTATTCATCTGAAGGCGCAACGATTGCTAAAACAGAAACAGGTTCAACCAGTAAAACTGATGGTGAAGAAAAAACAAACAAATTAAATGGAACTTCGGGTGGGGCAAAAAGTGGAGAAGATGGATATGGATACGCAAATAATCCGGTTATTAATTTGAGAAAAAATAGTCTGTTTACAAGCAAGCAAGTTAATCCATTTGTATCGGCATCTCATTTAAAAATTAGTCAACCGCAGGGAAATAAAATCGTTACCGCAAATCATCCATCAGCCATAACTATTGATTCAGAAGAAACAATAATTCCCTGGATGATCACCTTTACCGGCGGATTGGATTTTTCAAAATCTACTTATAGCTCACCCATCACAGATGAAGCTGATATGTACAACAACACTACAACAGCAAAACCGGGGTATCATCTGAATATTGGTACAACGTACTCCCTCAAAAATGGAATTCAGTTGGGTTCAGGAGCAGGAATATCTATTTTCTCAGAAAACTATCATTATGAAAAATCAGAAAATCTCATAGATACTACTTACACCTGGTTGATAGAAGATATTTATGAATACGATTCTTTGCTTGACACCACTATTTGGGTGGGCGTTGATTCAACATTGAATACAAATTATGACACTACATTCATTCAATTATACGATGAAACCGGTGAGACAAAAGCTACTTATCTTCAAATACCACTTTCAGTAGGTTATCAATTTAGGTATAAAAAATTTCTGTTTGATATTGCTTTTGCGGGCCGTTTCAATTACTTGCTGAAGGGTTCAGGTGCTTATATTGCCAATGATCTTGTTCAAAAATTTGACAATACAAGCGGGCAGATTTATAAAAAGATGTACTTTGATTTCATTATTCAAACCACTGTGCATTACCGGTTAACAGAACATCTCTATATCAGTGGTTCGTTCAAATACCGTCCGGCGGTTGGGAACATTTATCAAAATGTAGGCTTTAACCGCACACTGCAGTCATTTCAACTTGGTGCGGGCTTAAGTTGGAAATTTTGA
- the hemN gene encoding oxygen-independent coproporphyrinogen III oxidase, whose amino-acid sequence MSTTLIQKYNIPGPRYTSYPTVPFWDEQGISLEDWKKSFIQAFNESNDSEGISVYIHLPFCENLCTFCGCHKRITKRHDVEEPYLETVITEWNLYCDLLGTKPKIKELHLGGGTPTFFSPQNLQKLMEGILARAEKFSDYEFSFEAHPNHTSKEHLQMLYNLGFRRNSFGVQDYDLKVQKTINRLQPFEKVADVTNWSREIGYTSISHDLVFGLPFQTKQSIIDTIEKTKSLKPDRIAFYSYAHVPWVKGVGQRGYDENDLPKENEKRELYETGKNLLRQLGYIEIGMDHFALPEDSLYKAVEHKTLHRNFMGYTAGKTKLMIGLGMSSISDSWYSFAQNVKTVEEYQEIVNKGEIPIFKGHLLSTEDLVIREHILNIMCHFETSWKTSHLQFPELPECIERLREMESDGLVILREDGLSVPEKARPFVRNICMAFDLRLIRNKPATRIFSMTI is encoded by the coding sequence ATGTCAACTACATTAATTCAAAAATACAACATACCCGGCCCGCGGTACACCAGCTACCCAACAGTACCATTTTGGGATGAACAAGGAATTTCTCTTGAAGACTGGAAAAAATCATTTATTCAGGCATTCAATGAGAGTAATGACAGTGAAGGCATCAGTGTTTATATTCACCTGCCTTTCTGCGAAAATCTTTGCACTTTTTGCGGCTGTCATAAACGCATCACCAAAAGACATGATGTTGAAGAACCCTATCTTGAAACGGTAATCACAGAATGGAATCTATACTGTGATTTACTAGGCACAAAACCAAAAATAAAAGAACTACATTTGGGGGGTGGAACACCTACTTTTTTTAGTCCACAAAATCTTCAGAAATTAATGGAAGGAATTTTAGCCAGAGCAGAAAAATTTTCTGACTATGAATTCAGTTTTGAAGCACATCCCAATCACACCAGCAAAGAGCATCTACAAATGCTTTACAACTTAGGTTTTAGAAGAAATAGTTTTGGTGTTCAAGATTATGATTTGAAAGTACAGAAAACAATAAACCGACTTCAACCCTTTGAAAAAGTTGCCGATGTTACCAATTGGTCAAGAGAAATTGGGTACACCAGTATTAGTCATGATTTAGTTTTTGGCTTGCCTTTTCAAACAAAGCAGAGCATTATTGATACTATTGAAAAAACAAAATCACTGAAACCTGATCGCATTGCATTTTACAGTTATGCACACGTGCCTTGGGTAAAAGGAGTTGGGCAACGCGGCTATGATGAAAATGATTTGCCAAAAGAAAATGAGAAGCGAGAACTCTACGAAACCGGTAAAAATCTTCTGCGACAATTAGGGTATATTGAAATTGGAATGGATCATTTTGCCCTACCTGAAGACAGCCTGTATAAAGCCGTTGAGCATAAAACACTGCACCGTAATTTTATGGGATACACCGCAGGAAAAACTAAACTGATGATTGGTTTAGGCATGAGCTCCATCTCTGATTCATGGTATAGTTTTGCTCAGAATGTAAAGACAGTTGAAGAATATCAAGAGATAGTGAATAAGGGAGAAATTCCAATTTTCAAAGGTCATTTATTATCAACTGAAGATTTGGTAATTCGTGAACACATTCTCAATATCATGTGTCACTTTGAAACGTCATGGAAAACATCACATCTTCAATTTCCTGAATTACCTGAATGTATTGAACGGTTAAGAGAAATGGAATCTGACGGATTAGTCATTCTGCGTGAAGATGGATTGTCTGTTCCTGAGAAGGCACGTCCATTTGTCAGAAATATCTGCATGGCTTTTGATCTCAGACTCATCAGAAATAAACCGGCTACACGAATTTTTTCAATGACGATTTAA
- a CDS encoding RNA polymerase sigma factor, which yields MEKEELKQQFMKGSKAAFDLIYASYSKGMYSICLRYTKNQDEAADILQESFIKVYEKRALFNPQYEIGPWIKRIVINEAINHFRVNKRFDLKDDETVFEAVDEQIEIEDVSRIKDILIEILRELPEGYRTVFNMYVIDNLTHQEIAEYLGVSVNTSKTQLLKARKLIRQKLEEKNITRTKINDEQGI from the coding sequence TTGGAAAAAGAAGAACTGAAACAGCAATTCATGAAGGGCAGCAAAGCAGCCTTTGATCTAATCTATGCCAGTTATTCTAAAGGTATGTATTCTATTTGCCTGCGCTATACAAAAAATCAAGATGAAGCCGCAGATATTTTGCAAGAATCATTCATCAAAGTGTATGAAAAAAGAGCCTTGTTTAATCCTCAATATGAAATTGGACCTTGGATTAAACGCATAGTCATCAATGAAGCAATCAATCATTTCAGAGTGAATAAACGATTTGATTTGAAAGATGACGAAACAGTATTTGAAGCCGTTGATGAGCAAATTGAAATTGAAGATGTAAGCAGAATAAAAGATATCCTGATTGAAATTTTGCGTGAATTACCTGAAGGGTATCGAACGGTGTTCAACATGTATGTAATTGATAACCTCACTCACCAAGAAATTGCAGAATACCTTGGGGTTTCAGTCAATACATCAAAAACACAATTGCTAAAAGCCCGCAAATTGATCAGACAAAAATTAGAAGAAAAAAATATAACCCGGACAAAAATTAACGATGAGCAAGGAATTTGA
- a CDS encoding bifunctional oligoribonuclease/PAP phosphatase NrnA, translating into MTDIYKKELLETLELEMRNAKLIVITSHKSPDGDSMGSSLGMFHFLKAKGHHAVICHPDISPSFLHWMPGSEDIKLLEREPDMVKSLLESADLIFCLDYHHPNRTGKMEDLLVKAKGKKIIIDHHRDPDLTFADYLFSDISASSTSQLVYDFICAQHLEHHVNEACGICLYTGIVTDTGSFRFSSTSPRTHQIAGEMMKKGIKTWEVHENLFDSNSLNKLQLVSYALLEKLVIIPEYQTAYVWLTAAEQERFNIVKGDTEGLVNQVLSIEGIELAGFFKETDQIIKISFRSKGSIPTNLLCKQHFEGGGHLNASGGKFQGKIQDALTKFVTILPQFVEENKQAFS; encoded by the coding sequence ATGACAGATATTTATAAAAAAGAATTGCTTGAAACGCTTGAACTTGAAATGCGCAATGCAAAACTCATTGTCATTACATCTCATAAATCTCCTGACGGTGACTCAATGGGATCTTCATTAGGCATGTTTCACTTTTTGAAAGCAAAAGGGCATCATGCTGTGATTTGTCATCCTGATATTTCTCCATCATTTTTGCATTGGATGCCCGGCAGTGAAGACATTAAATTGCTTGAGCGTGAGCCTGACATGGTCAAATCATTACTTGAATCAGCTGATCTGATTTTCTGTCTTGATTATCATCACCCAAACCGAACCGGTAAAATGGAAGATCTGCTCGTCAAAGCTAAAGGAAAAAAAATCATCATTGATCATCATCGTGATCCTGACCTCACATTCGCTGATTATCTGTTTAGCGATATCTCTGCAAGCAGCACGTCACAATTGGTCTATGATTTTATTTGTGCGCAGCATCTTGAACATCACGTAAACGAAGCCTGCGGAATTTGTTTGTACACAGGTATTGTAACCGATACCGGATCATTCCGATTCTCCTCTACCTCACCACGCACGCATCAAATTGCAGGTGAAATGATGAAGAAAGGAATTAAAACTTGGGAAGTACATGAAAATTTATTTGACAGCAACTCGCTGAATAAACTTCAATTAGTTAGTTATGCCTTGTTAGAAAAACTGGTCATCATTCCGGAGTATCAAACCGCTTACGTTTGGCTTACAGCAGCTGAACAAGAAAGATTTAACATCGTTAAAGGAGATACTGAAGGGTTGGTGAATCAAGTGCTGTCTATCGAAGGCATTGAATTAGCAGGATTCTTTAAGGAAACTGATCAAATAATAAAAATTTCATTCAGATCAAAAGGAAGTATCCCTACCAATCTTCTATGCAAACAACATTTTGAAGGAGGCGGGCACCTCAATGCATCCGGTGGAAAATTTCAAGGTAAAATTCAAGATGCCCTGACTAAATTTGTAACTATTCTTCCTCAATTCGTTGAAGAAAATAAACAAGCATTCTCGTAG
- a CDS encoding FKBP-type peptidyl-prolyl cis-trans isomerase: MMRKDMLNLLQIKTLIIPSVLTWLMFFISSCSEPKDEQVYKPDPEWSQDQSSDMNQVFAAEENDEIELYVKRHEDWNVTKTGTGLRYFIYQKSELNDTAHVGDLVTVDFEISLLDGTICYSSSENGPESFIVEKADIESGLHEAMQLMCTGDRAKFILPSHMAHGLIGDEEKIPPLSPVVYDIQLLKIERP, from the coding sequence ATGATGAGAAAAGATATGCTGAATCTTTTACAAATAAAAACGCTTATTATTCCTTCGGTTCTCACGTGGCTTATGTTTTTTATTTCATCATGCAGTGAACCAAAAGATGAGCAGGTGTACAAACCAGATCCTGAATGGTCACAAGATCAATCGTCAGATATGAATCAAGTTTTTGCTGCAGAAGAAAATGATGAGATTGAACTATACGTAAAAAGACATGAAGATTGGAATGTGACAAAAACAGGCACAGGTTTGCGTTATTTTATTTACCAAAAAAGTGAGCTTAATGACACCGCTCATGTTGGAGATTTGGTCACGGTTGATTTTGAAATTTCTCTCTTAGATGGAACCATTTGTTATTCGTCATCTGAAAACGGACCAGAAAGTTTTATTGTAGAAAAGGCTGACATAGAAAGTGGATTACATGAAGCCATGCAATTAATGTGCACCGGAGACCGCGCCAAATTTATTCTTCCAAGTCACATGGCGCACGGACTCATTGGCGATGAAGAAAAAATTCCACCGCTATCCCCTGTTGTCTATGATATACAACTTTTAAAAATTGAACGACCATGA
- a CDS encoding 6-carboxytetrahydropterin synthase, whose translation MNLRVTKQFDFETAHALWGYDGKCKDIHGHSYKLTVSISGKQISDATNPKYGMIIDFGDLKTIVYKHIVDVFDHCLLVNGNTPHSKYAEVENGFAKIMLCNYQPTCENMLADMVDRLLKNLPQHIVLKRVVLQETASSYAEWYASDN comes from the coding sequence ATGAACCTGAGGGTAACCAAACAATTTGATTTTGAAACAGCGCATGCCCTTTGGGGATATGACGGTAAGTGCAAAGACATTCACGGGCATTCATACAAATTGACTGTTTCAATTTCCGGAAAACAAATCAGTGATGCCACCAATCCCAAGTATGGTATGATCATAGATTTTGGGGATTTGAAAACAATCGTGTATAAACACATTGTTGATGTTTTTGACCATTGTCTGCTGGTGAACGGGAATACTCCACACAGCAAATATGCAGAAGTAGAAAATGGTTTTGCCAAGATTATGCTCTGCAATTACCAACCCACTTGTGAAAATATGCTGGCAGATATGGTGGATCGCCTGCTTAAAAATTTACCTCAACATATTGTTCTGAAACGCGTTGTTTTGCAAGAAACAGCAAGCAGCTATGCTGAATGGTATGCATCAGATAATTGA